The Ciconia boyciana chromosome 15, ASM3463844v1, whole genome shotgun sequence genome has a segment encoding these proteins:
- the KREMEN1 gene encoding kremen protein 1 isoform X3, with protein sequence MPGNLGCYKDHGEPPPLTGTSETSNKLTIQTCISSCRSKKFKFAGMESGYACFCGNNPDYWRYGEAASTECNSVCFGDHTQPCGGDGRVILFDTLIGACGGNYTSATAVIYSPDFPDTYGTGKVCYWTIQVPGASRIHFSFALFEIKDATDMVELLDGYTYHVLARFNGKNRPPHTFNISLDFVILYFFSDETNQAQGFAIRYRAVKDNVHQNKIPMNQTLSEKINKQANLSINTARSSKILYVITTSPSHPNSSMPEWTIYSLTALLILSVTAIIAKIFLHITMRSHQIPSATETEESSEVTTAGEIWSIFYQPSTSISIFKKKLRSQQDDCNPLVGN encoded by the exons A TGCCGGGGAATCTAGGGTGTTACAAGGACCATGGAGAGCCACCACCTTTGACTGGCACCAGCGAGACCTCCAATAAACTTACTATCCAAACATGCATCAGTTCCTGCCGAAGTAAAAAATTTAAG TTTGCAGGCATGGAATCAGGTTATGCTTGTTTCTGTGGAAATAATCCTGACTACTGGAGATATGGGGAGGCAGCCAGTACGGAATGCAACAGTGTTTGCTTTGGAGACCATACTCAGCCTTGCGGTGGGGATGGCAGAGTCATTCTTTTTGACA CCCTTATTGGTGCCTGTGGAGGGAATTACACTTCTGCTACAGCTGTGATCTATTCCCCAGATTTTCCTGACACATACGGCACAGGCAAAGTCTGCTACTGGACCATACAAGTTCCAGGAGCATCTCGAATCCACTTCAGCTTTGCCCTTTTTGAAATCAAAGATGCTACAGATATGGTGGAATTGCTGGATGGCTATACCTATCATGTTCTAGCTCGTTTTAATGGCAAGAACCGGCCTCCTCACACCTTTAACATTTCTTTggattttgtcattttatactttttctcAGATGAAACCAATCAAGCCCAGGGATTTGCCATCAGATATAGAG ctgtgaagGACAATGTGCATCAAAACAAGATTCCAATGAATCAGACCCTTTCAGAGAAgataaacaaacaagcaaatctCAGCATCAATACAGCCCGGTCATCAAAGATACTTTATGTCATCACAACCAGTCCAAGTCATCCCAATAGCTCCATGCCTG AGTGGACAATATATAGTCTCACAGCCCTGCTCATCCTAAGTGTTACAGCCATAATAGCAAAGATATTTCTCCACATAACCATGAG ATCCCATCAGATACCCTCTGcaactgaaacagaagagtCCAGTGAGGTTACTACTGCTGGCGAGATCTGGAGTATATTCTACCAGCCATCCACATCGATATCCATCTTCAAGAAAAAGCTTCGAAGTCAACAGGATGATTGCAACCCACTAGTGGGAAACTGA